TCCTGCCTTTTTGTGTCATCTAATATTTTGGTTAAAAGCCTCACAAAAAATTTTATGAAACAAATACCACATTTCTTCTTACAAATAATACATgtattgttttagaaacattacaaaccaTGCTCATCTGTTTTTGTTGTGTAACTTTAGCAGAAAATAACATATTTTGGCTGGTAAAAAATCTGAGTGAATGGTAGATTTTTTAAatatcttcttgggtatgacgctacaagcttggcacacctgtatttggggagtttctcccattcttctctgcagatcctctcaagctctgttctgttggatagggagcgtcgctgcacagctattttcaggtctctctagagatttttgaatcgggttcaaatccgggctctggctggaccactcaaggacattcagagacctgtccgaagacaacgcaggagtggattggctgtgtgcttagggtcgttgtcctgttggaagttgaaccttcaccccagtctgagtgcTTTTTccatcaaggagctctctgtactttgctccgttcatctttgcctcgatcctgactagtcttccagtccctgtcactgaaaaacatccccacagcatgaagcttccaccaccatgcttcaccgtagagatggtgccaggtttcctccagatgcgacgcttggcattcaggtcaaagagttcaatcttggttttatcagaccagagaatcttgtttcgcatggtctgagagtcctttaggtgccttttggcaaactccaagcggactttCATGTGcaattttactgaggagtggcttctgtctggccactctaccataaaggcctgattggtggagagctgcaaagatgtgagaaccttccagaaggacaaccatctccgcagaggaactcaagagctctgtcagagtgaccatcaggattttggtcacctccctgaccaaggcccttgtcccccgattgctcggtttggccgggtggccagctctaggaagagtcttggtggttccaaacttcgtccatttaagaatgatggaagacaatgcgttcttggggaccttcaatgttgcagaatttgttggtacccttccccagatccgtgcctcgacacaatcctgtctcggagctctacggactattcctttgacctcatggcttagtttttgctctgacgtgcactgtcaactgtgggaccttatatagacagatgtgtgcctttccaaatcatatccaatcaattgaatttacaggtggactccaatcaagttgtagaaacatctcaaggatgataaatggaaacaggatgcaccggagttCAATTTcacatctcatagcaaagggtctgaatacttacgttgtaaataaggtatctgttttttatttaggtttctatttaggtttctaaaaacctgttttcactttatcattattggctattgtgtgtagacaattttagaataaggctgtaacataacacaatgttgaaaaagtcaaggtgtctgaatgcactgtacgccAGTGGCTGGTggacctattttttttttttttaaacagtggctattattattattattattattatgatgagCAGAAATGTGAAAAAGCTAAATAAACAGTGAACCTTACCTAAGATGGAAACTTTGCTGAGGAACTCCTCGTACATCTTTCTCTTCCTCAAAGTGCTTccctgtaaagaataacaacaggtCGTAATGTTCATTCCTGAGTTCTGACAATTGTTGTAAGCCTTCAAACATCATGCATAAACTGGTCATACGGCTAACCTTTTGTAGTTGTCTGTATTTTCAATTTGTAAAATTCAGCAGTTATAAAAAATTTGATAAAAATTCATTCGCAACAATTCTACATGTCCTTACTCATCGTAAATCCATCCAAAAGTAAATCAAAGCATGTCAGTCAGGTGAAGtgtcagagcagagcagggcGAGGCTCACCATGAGTATCCTCCTGTAGCTGTCTCTGTCGATGCCCCACAGTTTGACGTTGCTCTTGGCTCGGACGGTGGCAGCCCTGGGGGTCCCGTAGATCAGGGCCAACTCTCCGAAGCTGCCCCCCTCCCCGATACTGGTCACCCACTCGTTGTTCACATACACCTGGCAGGAAGGGGGAGAAGGGTATTTAGACATTAAGATCAGGTAACGTCAGCGTGTTACTGTCACTATTAGATGTTGTTCACTGCCTATGTGTATGTTGTTTCTTGTATTATATAGAAATAATGCGACGTAGCCATATAATTAGAATGCTAGATCTATGAGAGTAGGCATTGCTAAGGTAACAGATAATAGGGATCTGAATAGCAAAGTAACATATGACAAAACAAGAAGACAGAACAGTCTAAAAAGACAGTTGCAAAAATAAGCCTGTCATATTCAGGAGGGAAAGAAACAAGACAAGCTTTCAACTTGGGGGCCTGTTTTCTATCAAACTGGAATGCTTGTGTGAGAATGTTTGTTTATTAATACAAGAGTCATTGTGCAAAAATGTGTGTGTTCCTAAAATACATCAAGAGACTTACATCCGTCTCTCCTTGGTCGATGACGTAGAAATTATCTCCCTCATCACCTGAGAGAAAAGGAAGACATTGTTAATCTTTTCTCTGGAATAAAAAGACACTTCAGGTCTACTTGAATTTCCACTGAATCTAAAGGACAATGAGAACCTACTGTACCTTGCATAATAACAGTCTCTCCAGTGATGTAGGTAACTGAAAACATGGCGTCAAAGATGTCGCTGTGAATAAAGATCGTGTTTGTAAAGTTTCAGGTTTGTGGCATGATCAGTGGGATTGATCTAAACTCACATTGACAACCAATCTTTACAGACAAATCAAAGACCATTACCAACAAAGCCTGTTAACAACATACCTCCTCTCGTTGTCATCCAAGTGAGAGAAAAGCACATTCCTTTTGATAGCTTTAGCTAGGGCAGCCATTGTTTTGTAGTCTTTAGGAATGAACTTGAAAACAAAAACCATCCATGATTAAGCAAATCACCCTAAGTATTCACAAAATCTCCAGCCAGCCTATAGATATGACTGTAAGTAGAGAATATTGTTTTGTGGGCTGGTCTAAATGACTGCGTTTTGTCAGATGCTTTGTTGTTTTAGTAGAGCCATGTGTTTCAAGATGATGTAAGTTTTTATGTGTGCagttgtgtgtgtatgcgtacagtatgttgtatgagtgtgtgtgtatcctcaCCTTTCGGACATAGGATGCAGCATCCTCCTCTGTGTAGACCTCAGCACTGATGGCTCCTCTCCGCCGGCGACCCTTGACAACAGGGTTCATGGGAGGAGACACCTCCTCATCCCGGGAGTCAGAACGGCTGCTGGCCTTCTGCTGGTTCAGGATTTGCTTGGCCTCCTCCTGCATGGTtcacaggtcagaggtcacacaCAGACAATCAGCTGCCAGGGCAAGACTTTACAATATAAAGGCACTACAATTATAAAACTAGTTTCATGGAAGGCCATGGGCCTAGAGGCACACAGCTGGATGAAGCACACAGCTGGATGATGCGCACAGTTGCACACACACTCGCCACCCTACCCACCCAGACTCACCTTCTCCAGCCTCTCGAAGTACTCTCTGAGGAAGGCCATGGGTCTGTCAGGCCTAGAGGTACACAGCTGGACGATGCAGTCCTTCAGCAGCTGCTGGATGTTGTGTTTCTGCACGTACAGCTCACACTCCCTcagactcctctcctcctcgctGCTCGTACTGCCCGACGCCATCACGATTGAAGACGCACTACTGCTCCGCTACGACCTGGTGAACTGGCGAACTCTGGCCTCTAAACTAGAGATTGAGAGACAACTTGGATTGCTTCTATTACGTGTACTTCTATTACgcatatatatttaaaaaaaatagttccAATCTTCTTCTAATGTGGTTGTTATAGTCTTATAACATCTGATAACTGACTAAAATGCAGatgcgagagagaggaagagagggagggactaATTGGAAGGGattagaggaagggagagagattgtgagacagaaagaaaaagagaTGGGCATTTCAGGGATGCTTGAGGGTAACTTGGTCATATGATGTGATTAAGTcttaattcttatggctgcaatcctgttaacgggatgatatgacaacagccagtgaaagtgcagggcgccaaattcaaacagaaatctcataattaaaattcctcaaacatacatgtatcttatacttGTTGTTGTAATCTTGtagttaatcccaccaaagtgtcagatttcaaataggcttttcagtgaaagcaccacaaacgattatgttaggtcaccacaaaatcacagaaaaacacagctatttttccagccaaaggattcacaaaaagcaggaatagagataaaatgaatcactaacctttgatgatcttcatcagatgacactcataggacttcatgttacacaatacatatatgttttgttcgattaactTCATATTCatacccaaaaacctcagtttacattggcgccatgttcagaaatgcctccaaaatatccggagaaattgcagagagccacgtcaaataacataaatactcatcataaactttgatgaaagatacatgttttacatataattaaagatacactattAAAGACTTTTAAagatgcaaccgctgtgtcagatttcaaaaatctttacggcaaaagcacaatattcaataatctgagaccagcgttcagccacaaaaggaagccatacagttacccgccaaattgtgcagtcaacaaaactcataaaaagcattataaatcttcacttacctttgctgatcttcgtcggaatgcactcccaggactcccacttcgaCAAGAATTGTTctttttgttcggtaatgtccatcatttatgtccaagtagctacttttgttagcgcgtttagtacacatatccaaacgctcgtgcaggtccaggcgaacatCGGACGAAAACGtcaaagttatattacaggtcgaataaacttgtcaaactaagtatagaaccaatctttaggatgttgttatcataaatattcaataacgttccaaccagagaattcctttgtgtctatagaagtaatggaacgcaagtcgatatcatgtggaatgcgtgTGACCAGGatctggctctctgccagaccactgactcaaacagctcccatccggctcaacatcacagtagaagcttcattcaacgttctacaggctgttgacatctagtggaagctgtaggaagtgcaaacagatccatatcctacagtgttttcaataggcgatgagttgaaaatcgaccaacctcagatttctcacttcctggttggatttcttctcaggtttttgcctgccatatgagttctgttatactcacagacataattcaaacagttttagaaacttcagagtgttttctatccaatactaataataatatgcatatattagcaactataactgaggagcaggccatttactctgggcacctctgtgcacctttcatccaagctactcaatactgcccctgcagccataagttaAGTGGTGGTAGACAGATAGGcccaaacaacaaaacaaactgtaTCCTTGTTTGATGGGAGAAGAAAAGTTACATTTCTTATCAGTTTCATCATGCTGAGGTCTGGATTACTGTATTTCATATGCCATTTAAATAGGACCATGTCATTACTAATCTGTCAAAGTAGATTTAGATTTATAATATTGACCAAAAAAATGGAGCCAGTAGCAAGTATGACATGCTGCTTTACTACAAAAGAGAGGATCTAGTGCATTGGTCACGTTAGGTACACCACCAAATGGTTGCATTGTACACTAAGTACAGATCATGAAGAGTCAAATGATAGAAACAACCATTTACATCAAGTATCAATCAAATAAATAGTTAACAGAGCTACTGCTGATTAGGATTTCAGACAGTTCTTGAATGTCCTGCTATCTAGCAATGCTTTTTGCTCTGGCGTTTTCAATACTGCCCATGAACTGTCTGTCTCCTGGAATAATATGACAGATCCCCCACCAAAAAGAAAAACATTCAAAATGACCTTGCTTTCAAAACGTTTACTGGAGCAGTAACGTTACAACTTCGATAAATTAGAAGGCAAACTATGGTTGGCTACCAACAAACATGGAAAACAAGGTACATTTCGGTGCCATcaatgctagctagccagccaactcTGATAATATAGCTGTTAAAGATACAACACTAGGAGCAAGGAGCATAAGAGATGACAGCAACCAATACCTAACTGCCCTGGCCTATAATACTCTAAACGTTAACTATCTAACGTTACTATAGTTAGTACGCATCAGATGGCTGTTTGATCGCAGTTTACTGGTACGTTAGCTAACTTAAATAAACATAATCATGACGAAGCTTGCTTGCTAAAACTGTATTGATGGATATCAAATCTATCAACCAGCTAGGTAGCTAGAAACCTAGTTGGCAGTTTGGCCTGCAAAGCCAGTCAGTCCAGAGATACTTCAGTACTGGCCAGTCTTGCCAATGACGCCATCTTGAGCTCTATCATAAACAAATACAAGGCCGAGGCTACATATCCCGCGATCGCAATGGCATCAATTTCAAACACTGTGGCGCAATACTTACAAGAATCCGCAAATTATTGGCGAGCCCTTTGACACTAACTCGGTTTTGGATGTTATTTCCACAAGCTCACCAAATATCTCCCTTCGATTTTTCCAAAAACTTGGACCGCTTCCCCACCGGATATGGGTTTAGAACCAATCACGAGCCGTCATTGACGTCAATTCGCCTCATTCTGACACGTGAGCCGTAACCCTTGGCAACATTAAAGGGGAACGCATGGAAATCATGACGTCAATGGGAAATCAATAGCAGATATAAGGACCTGATAGCCTCATATTAATTTCCCATGAACGGTGGAGCGTCCTCTATTCAAATAGTACTAAATGTATGAATATTTTGGGTGGATATTGTTGTTTTATGAAGATAAATGTTCTGCACACTGTGCTTCAGCAGTTTAACCTTAATATAAACAATAGATGGCTGATCGCAGTGCCATTGGATTAGATTATGTTTAATGACTGATCAGCCAAGGAATATGTAAAATGCATtgttgtacagatgtaggatcttaattagagccagtttgctacagcagtaaaataatcctggagcaacaggaaatgttaatTATTCAGTGGATTATAATTCAagtacatttttgtaggggtcgATACAACTTTTCGTTAGGGCacatcaagtctgacatttcaaagtggaaattacaaactttagaagcctttttaaaactcaaatacactacaaatttgcatttcctgcttagcaggaaaattctcagcaacaaaagagtgatcaattTAAGTAAAATCCTATATCTGTATGTATTGCTTTTGTGCAAACTCTGCAAAACTTCACATAGAGAGATGTAGCAAAAATGCGGTCAGCAAACCACTTGATGGGTCCAACCAATCAAAACAATCAAAACAATTCCTCGTGCCCAAAGAAGGTATAGTGAACCAATCGCAAAATTTAGAATGGGCGGTGCTCTCTGCACTGTTTTCTTGTAAACCAATCAGATACAAGTTATGAAAAGGTCGGCCAATCTGAGTGGTGCAGAGGTAATGATCTAACCAGCCAATAGAAAATGAGGCAAAAGTCACGCATACAGCCCTTAGCGGTTTTTGTTTCACTTTTCGGTCTCCTGTTAACTATTGATGTTAAGGATAAAAACAGAACAATACAAgcgccttccttccttcctcaatAACAGGGAATTATAGTTTCAGGATTCAACCTAGCTGTTTGTAATTTGTATAACATTTATTACATTGTATTAACTAATCTCTAGCTCATACGTGTGTCGAGGAGCTGGGTTTCAGAGTGATCGATCAGAACCCAGCTCTCCAAACTAGGGCAGTGGAGCTGGAGAATAACCGTGGACGAGATGGAGGACCGGGAGACCTTCGACGGTCCAGGAGGGCCTCAAGACTTGATCAACTCCTCGTTCAACCAGGACACCACGTAATCTAGTGGATTCTCCTTGTCATACTGCTAGATATATTCTAATTACATAATCTAGGGCCGAAGTAAATCCTTATGCTCCCAGCTATAATATGGTCTTATTCCTAGCATAAATATGTTAGTGTGTGAATTGTATCTTCCAACCTCACCCACTTGTGCAGTTTGTTTATCACTGTTAATCCAATTGTCCCATGGTGTCTCTTCAACACGGTTCCTAAAATATAGGTTACTAGCTTGTGAAGTAGGCCACCACACTACGAAGGCCTATTGATAGCcagagaaaagtagccaagctagATTTGACCTACAGTGGAGAGATACTGGTCAGCAGACTACACACTAAAAATAAATGGTTATATATAGTGCCAAATCAGGGTTATTTGGCTTCTAACATATCCACCTTATTTTCGAACGCTTTCAAAACACGGAAGCCAAACGCGGAAACTATGGATACAACTCCACGCTCGTGCATTATCATAATTAATATGTGCGCCACTAGAAAGGGGATAGGGGATTTTAGaatcacttaaaataagggctgtgtttcctGTAGatttaccctggcgtgacgttttgataaccatgtaaatctctctcggataAGGtgatttatcaatatattcggctgtatttactctcagattcgaaaatgctaattagcatcaaaagAGACATCATGCAAAACAACAAATCCCTGTAAGcccctgcacgtcatctctagctgacacttTTGCCAACATGTAttttgtcaatttaaaacttgcacgagacagttcacataattttccatttAAAGAAGTGTAACCAATGTATTGATTaatacatttagctaacatttagatagttaatccagagattcttacctttgtcTCGATTCGGGAGTCTTGTTGTCCATATCATCATGGCATTtttagttctttatgatagccacattagcagctaatcaGCATTTAATGTTTTTTTATGGGGGGCAATATCAGGCAAtcttgataaaagtcaccttgtcctggAGAGATTTAcgtggttatcaaaatgtcaagccagggtaagcctagacgaaacacagcccttattttaagtgtttataaaatcccctatggtaaaaatgaatggtggaaaaacgattggaaccatttccttgtttgactgcTATGTTTTATGGGCATTATGACTCTTACTGTGGTACTCTTTTATGCCATAATTTACTTGAATGGAGacacctgttctattcattcttatttctATTGTAGAGCTGTACAAGTTTTTACATTTTGGTTTAATAGCCATATTATATAATACAAATTCCACAGGTTTTATTATGTTTATTAACAAGTTGAATtaggtgtgctagctctggaacTGCTGGGGGTCCCTGGGGAGAGAAATGAGAACTACTGACTTAGGCCAGTGACCGTGTTTTATGAACAGTTGACTAAGTCATATACTGTATAACATATGATAGCATAACACAAGATTTTAGATAAACTGCAATGACACTCACTCACGGTTGCACAGAAATATCTGTGAGCAAACCAAGCCCCAAAATATTCAAATGAGCCGCCACCCCTACATTTTAATTTAAATTTAAAACGGAAATAACCTTTTTTTGAACTGCAAATAACTATTGAAGGGCTCAAAGGGTTCTTTGGGTCagtatggttccacatagaaccatcacTCTTCGCAAAGAACACTTGGGGAACCCACattttttgtgtgtattgtgcAAGTCTGGTATTTGTCTCAGATGATGACACATGCAATGAGTTTTGGAACTGTGAAATACTTAGGCTATCACAACTGCATGCATGGGGCGGTTGGATGTATTGGATTATGGCAACATTAGTGTGAGTGATAAAGGAGCATCCAGACACTGTTGATCTACAGGTCAATTACAGGTGTAATAACAGCTGCATGGCTGGGGTCTGGTGTTGTAAACAATCCAGGTTGTCAAACAGACACATTGACATTAACTCTCTCCCATTTTCAATCATTCTCAGCAGTTAGGCTATATGTTGCCTGGCTGGGCAAGGCCTATATCCCACTGAACCACACACCTGATCAACTCTGGGTAGCGGTTGCCCTCAGGAACAGATCTATGATCAGCTCACCCTCCCGATAGTGTAACCTAAACCATAAGAGAGGAAAACATTAAACTAATCTTAAATCAGTGTCTATTCTAGAATGAATATCCTATATCATCCTACTCCATCCTATTCCGTCTGTTGACAGACGCCTGCCCCTCCTTTTCTCTACAGTATTTCTGTATATGCCCATAGATAGTGTGCTTGATTATCAGTGCTGTTTGAAGTGCTTAGGGCGATCACATCCTTTCGCAACAGCGAATGGGGatcctaaaaaaatatataataataatacatgacCTGATTCAATTCTTGCTgtgttggctatacagcacactGTGTATCCTTAATTTCCCCATGACTGCTATATATAGCTCACTGGGTAGTGAGGCATTACACGTATTCCCTACACTTCCCGGTTAGCCACTGTCCTTAGAAAACAACATCCTCTGCCTTTAGTGGTCCAATCAGCCTTGTTCCAATCAGCCTTTCCACTCATAAACATTGTGTCATCTAATTTTTTAATTGTATGGTTTTTCTGTTGTATGTGCATTTATTTCCGTAGCTTAAGACCCCTATGGTATATGATTTACATAAATTATGGCACCACAAGTTaacatctacagtaccagtcaaaagtttggacacacctactcattcaagggtttttctttatttgtactattttctacattgtagaataatagtgaagacatcaaaactatgaaataacacatggaatcatgtagtaaccaaaaaagtgttaaacaaatcaaaatatattttagatccttcaaagtagccaccctttgccttgatgacagcttttcgcactcttggcattctctcaaccagcttcatgaggaatgcttttccaacagtcttgaaggagtgcccacatatgctgagcactt
The nucleotide sequence above comes from Salvelinus namaycush isolate Seneca chromosome 35, SaNama_1.0, whole genome shotgun sequence. Encoded proteins:
- the prkar1ab gene encoding protein kinase, cAMP-dependent, regulatory, type I, alpha (tissue specific extinguisher 1) b, producing the protein MASGSTSSEEERSLRECELYVQKHNIQQLLKDCIVQLCTSRPDRPMAFLREYFERLEKEEAKQILNQQKASSRSDSRDEEVSPPMNPVVKGRRRRGAISAEVYTEEDAASYVRKFIPKDYKTMAALAKAIKRNVLFSHLDDNERSDIFDAMFSVTYITGETVIMQGDEGDNFYVIDQGETDVYVNNEWVTSIGEGGSFGELALIYGTPRAATVRAKSNVKLWGIDRDSYRRILMGSTLRKRKMYEEFLSKVSILESLDKWERLTVADSLEPVQFDDGQKIVVQGEPGDEFFIILEGSAAVLQRRSENEEFVEVGRLQPSDYFGEIALLMNRPRAATVVARGPLKCVKLDRPRFERVLGPCSDILKRNIQQYNSFVSLSV